From Denitrovibrio acetiphilus DSM 12809, the proteins below share one genomic window:
- a CDS encoding virulence RhuM family protein → MGEKKKQFPAIRSSAAEYLTFVAASGEGGVEAVYADENVWLTQKMMGVLYDVETHTVNYHLKKIFSDSELEEASVIRNFRITAADGKNYNTNHYNLSAIIAVGYKVNSERAVQFRKWATGIIKEYTIKAYVMDDERLKNDGTILGKDYFEEQLERIREIRLSERKFYQKITDIYATALDYDVTASVTKRFFATVQNKLHWAIHGQTAAEVVYTRADAEKTHMGLTSWKDAPDGKIQKFDVVIAKNYLNDSELVQLQRLVNAYLDVAEDMAQRRIPMTMADWEERLNRFIAATDREILQDAGKVSAEIAKAHAESEFEKYRIVQDRLFESDFDRVVKQIEASEKNGGKS, encoded by the coding sequence ATGGGCGAAAAGAAAAAGCAGTTTCCTGCAATTCGCTCTTCAGCAGCCGAATATCTCACCTTTGTTGCTGCCAGTGGCGAAGGGGGCGTTGAAGCTGTCTATGCTGATGAAAATGTATGGTTAACACAGAAAATGATGGGAGTGCTATACGATGTAGAGACTCACACAGTAAATTATCACCTGAAAAAAATATTCTCTGATAGCGAGCTGGAAGAGGCTTCAGTTATTCGAAATTTTCGAATAACTGCCGCAGACGGAAAAAACTACAACACAAACCATTATAATCTATCGGCCATAATTGCCGTTGGCTACAAGGTTAATTCGGAGCGGGCGGTTCAGTTCCGCAAATGGGCAACAGGCATAATCAAAGAATACACCATTAAAGCCTATGTAATGGATGACGAACGTCTTAAAAATGACGGCACCATTCTGGGTAAAGATTATTTTGAAGAGCAGTTGGAGCGTATTCGTGAAATACGGCTCAGCGAACGTAAATTTTACCAAAAGATAACAGACATATATGCCACAGCTCTGGATTATGATGTAACAGCGTCAGTTACCAAGCGTTTCTTTGCAACCGTGCAAAATAAACTACACTGGGCTATTCACGGTCAAACCGCCGCCGAAGTGGTTTACACCCGTGCAGACGCCGAAAAGACACACATGGGCTTAACCTCATGGAAAGATGCCCCAGATGGCAAAATTCAGAAGTTTGATGTTGTCATCGCTAAAAATTATCTAAACGATAGTGAGCTTGTTCAGCTCCAAAGGCTGGTCAACGCCTATCTGGATGTGGCCGAAGATATGGCACAACGCCGGATTCCAATGACCATGGCAGACTGGGAAGAACGCCTTAACCGCTTTATAGCCGCAACTGACAGAGAGATTTTGCAGGACGCAGGCAAGGTCAGCGCAGAGATAGCCAAAGCACATGCCGAAAGTGAGTTTGAAAAATATCGAATTGTTCAGGATCGTCTCTTTGAAAGCGATTTTGATAGGGTGGTGAAACAGATTGAAGCCTCTGAGAAAAATGGCGGTAAGTCATGA
- a CDS encoding DUF6933 domain-containing protein codes for MLHFNLTKQMYEKLIWAGTDMSADKIENCWHWHMKIITFGRMNCVLAVEEETRYAIVILDLKKAELKDFQKYFMIEMDNHLSTMFMYSDKIVLDKLRAFMTDLWDDISYSKPISRSVSAHMTQMEYEIDSFCHRKLGDYLPASNIELQTMCHYLNERLRSLGKKHDYHIPMDRFRNKVLELIGVEFDNVVQMDDFR; via the coding sequence ATGTTGCATTTTAATCTGACAAAGCAAATGTATGAGAAGCTTATCTGGGCTGGGACTGATATGTCCGCAGACAAAATAGAAAACTGCTGGCACTGGCATATGAAAATTATAACTTTCGGGCGGATGAACTGTGTGCTGGCAGTTGAAGAAGAAACTCGATACGCAATTGTAATTCTTGACTTAAAAAAGGCTGAACTGAAAGACTTTCAGAAGTATTTTATGATTGAAATGGATAATCATTTAAGCACTATGTTCATGTATTCTGACAAAATCGTGCTGGATAAACTGAGGGCTTTTATGACCGACCTTTGGGATGATATTTCGTATTCAAAGCCGATAAGCCGGAGTGTAAGTGCACACATGACACAAATGGAGTATGAGATAGATAGTTTCTGTCACAGAAAGCTTGGCGACTATTTACCTGCTTCTAATATTGAGTTACAGACCATGTGCCATTATCTGAATGAGCGTCTTCGCTCTTTGGGCAAGAAACATGATTATCACATACCTATGGACAGATTCAGAAATAAAGTTCTGGAACTAATAGGTGTCGAATTTGACAATGTAGTCCAGATGGATGACTTTAGATAA
- a CDS encoding 3'-5' exonuclease, producing the protein MAQKVYIDMKTSGISPSKGEIIEICALKPDVDLMTYEMFHAYIKINSDISEIFTEIEGISKEMLDEHGVSIEDAIARFDMFVTGCEIVSFVPEYDLTFLKDAYSKCGLIFNHKVINAVRTGTKETIPTGKSLDEISNYLKVPHHGSDSTIKACEVIAKIHSKTL; encoded by the coding sequence ATGGCACAGAAAGTATATATTGACATGAAGACTAGCGGCATATCACCAAGCAAAGGCGAGATTATAGAAATATGCGCCCTGAAGCCAGACGTTGACCTTATGACATACGAGATGTTTCACGCATATATCAAAATCAACTCAGATATCTCTGAGATTTTCACTGAGATCGAAGGCATCAGCAAAGAGATGCTGGATGAGCATGGTGTATCTATAGAAGATGCAATCGCCAGATTTGATATGTTCGTAACTGGGTGTGAGATAGTGTCATTTGTTCCAGAATATGACCTTACCTTTCTGAAGGATGCTTACTCCAAATGCGGACTGATATTCAACCACAAAGTTATTAACGCTGTACGTACAGGAACAAAAGAAACTATTCCTACAGGCAAAAGCCTTGATGAAATATCAAACTATCTGAAAGTGCCGCACCATGGATCTGACAGCACAATTAAGGCGTGTGAAGTTATTGCTAAAATCCACTCGAAAACACTATGA
- a CDS encoding helix-turn-helix transcriptional regulator — translation MVADELGVSLRTAQRYLSDMSYLPGVCYSDEKHQWYLTEHYGLHESYLKQDELAVLSGLFDYAENILQDEYSGMLTKLRKKIISASNRQNIIQFMKADSVGFDKVAENFTLLENYILKKQVITFDYLKNDKTYEVKPYRLIYNDGFWYLAALNKQDSLRKFGLDLMENIKSSNETFEIATDVIDAEISQANNIFFDPHKKIKVKCLLKSPMAGYIKRKEFFPFQQILEENDNGDITIEFQAGSLIESAKLCLQWLPYIKINSPEAVKNYFADLLRNSLDLQEK, via the coding sequence ATGGTTGCTGACGAACTAGGAGTAAGCCTACGCACAGCTCAAAGATATCTCTCTGACATGAGCTATCTTCCAGGAGTGTGCTACAGTGATGAAAAGCATCAATGGTATCTGACAGAACATTACGGTCTACATGAAAGCTACTTAAAGCAAGATGAGCTAGCGGTGCTGTCAGGGTTATTCGATTATGCGGAAAACATCCTGCAGGACGAATACTCCGGAATGCTTACTAAGCTTCGCAAAAAGATCATCTCCGCATCAAACAGACAGAATATCATCCAGTTCATGAAAGCAGACTCAGTTGGTTTTGATAAAGTCGCCGAGAACTTTACATTATTGGAAAATTATATTCTTAAAAAGCAGGTAATCACATTCGATTACCTCAAAAATGACAAAACTTACGAGGTTAAACCTTACAGATTAATCTATAACGACGGTTTTTGGTATCTGGCAGCACTCAATAAGCAAGACTCTCTTAGGAAGTTTGGGCTTGATCTTATGGAAAATATTAAGTCTTCAAACGAAACATTTGAAATAGCAACGGACGTGATTGATGCTGAAATATCTCAAGCAAACAATATATTCTTTGATCCCCATAAAAAAATAAAAGTAAAATGCCTGCTCAAATCTCCTATGGCCGGATATATTAAACGAAAAGAATTTTTTCCTTTTCAACAGATATTAGAAGAGAACGACAATGGCGATATTACAATTGAATTTCAAGCTGGTTCACTAATAGAATCTGCAAAGCTTTGCCTCCAATGGCTACCGTACATAAAAATTAACTCACCAGAGGCTGTGAAAAATTATTTTGCCGACTTGCTGAGAAATTCTCTGGATTTACAAGAGAAATAG